A genomic region of Elephas maximus indicus isolate mEleMax1 chromosome 10, mEleMax1 primary haplotype, whole genome shotgun sequence contains the following coding sequences:
- the METTL3 gene encoding N6-adenosine-methyltransferase catalytic subunit, whose amino-acid sequence MSDTWSSIQAHKKQLDSLRERLQRRRKQDSGHLDLRNPEAALSPTFRSDSPVPTVPTSGGPKPSTASAAPELATDPELEKKLLHHLSDLALTLPTDAVSIRLAISTPDAPATQDGVESLLQKFAAQELIEVKRGLLQDDAHPTLVTYADHSKLSAMMGAVAEKKGPGEVAGTISGQKRRAEQDSTTVAAFASCLASGLASSASEPTKEPAKKSRKHAASDVDLEIESLLNQQSTKEQQSKKVSQEILELLNTTTAKEQSIVEKFRSRGRAQVQEFCDYGTKEECMKASDADRPCRKLHFRRIINKHTDESLGDCSFLNTCFHMDTCKYVHYEIDACMDSEAPGSKDHTPSQELALTQSVGGDSSADRLFPPQWICCDIRYLDVSILGKFAVVMADPPWDIHMELPYGTLTDDEMRRLNIPVLQDDGFLFLWVTGRAMELGRECLNLWGYERVDEIIWVKTNQLQRIIRTGRTGHWLNHGKEHCLVGVKGNPQGFNQGLDCDVIVAEVRSTSHKPDEIYGMIERLSPGTRKIELFGRPHNVQPNWITLGNQLDGIHLLDPDVVARFKQRYPDGIISKPKNL is encoded by the exons ATCTACGGAATCCAGAGGCAGCACTGTCCCCAACCTTCCGTAGTGATAGTCCAGTGCCTACTGTACCCACCTCTGGTGGCCCTAAGCCCAGCACAGCTTCAGCAGCTCCTGAACTAGCTACAGACCCTGAGTTAGAGAAGAAGTTGCTACATCACCTCTCTGATCTGGCCCTCACATTACCTACTGATGCTGTGTCCATCCGTCTCGCCATCTCCACG CCAGATGCCCCTGCCACTCAGGATGGGGTGGAAAGCCTTCTACAGAAGTTTGCAGCTCAAGAGTTGATTGAGGTAAAGCGAGGCCTCCTGCAAGATGATGCACATCCCACTCTTGTGACCTATGCTGACCATTCCAAGCTCTCTGCCATGATGGGTGCTGTGGCAGAAAAGAAGGGCCCTGGGGAGGTAGCAGGGACCATTTCAGGACAGAAGCGTCGTGCAGAACAGGACTCAACCACAGTAGCTGCCTTTGCCAGTTGTTTGGCCTCTGGTCTAGCCTCTTCAGCATCAGAACCAACCAAGGAACCAGccaagaaatcaaggaaacatgCTGCCTCAGATGTtgacctagagatagaaagccttctgAACCAACAGTCCACTAAGGAACAACAGAGCAAGAAG GTCAGTCAGGAGATCCTAGAGCTATTAAATACTACGACAGCCAAGGAACAGTCCATTGTTGAAAAGTTTCGCTCTCGAGGTCGGGCCCAAGTGCAAGAATTCTGTGACTATGGAACCAAGGAAGAGTGCATGAAAGCCAGCGATGCTGACCGGCCCTGTCGCAAGCTGCACTTCAG ACGAATCATCAATAAACACACTGATGAGTCTTTAGGTGACTGCTCTTTCCTTAACACGTGTTTCCACATGGATACTTGCAAGTATGTTCACTATGAAATTGACGCCTGCATGGATTCCGAGGCTCCCGGCAGCAAAGACCATACACCGAGCCAGGAACTTGCACTTACACAGAGTGTTGGAGGTGACTCCAGTGCAGATCGGCTCTTCCCACCTCAG tggatctgttgtgatatccgcTACCTGGACGTCAGTATCTTGGGCAAGTTTGCAGTTGTGATGGCTGACCCACCCTGGGATATTCACATGGAGCTGCCCTATGGGACCCTGACAGATGATGAGATGCGCAGGCTCAACATACCAGTACTGCAGGATGATGGCTTTCTCTTCCTCTGGGTCACAGGCAG GGCTATGGAGTTGGGCAGAGAATGTCTGAACCTCTGGGG TTATGAACGGGTAGATGAAATTATCTGGGTGAAGACAAATCAACTGCAACGCATCATTCGGACAGGCCGTACAGGTCACTGGTTGAACCATGGGAAAGAACACTGCTTG GTTGGTGTCAAAGGAAATCCTCAAGGCTTCAACCAGGGTCTGGACTGTGATGTGATCGTGGCTGAG GTTCGTTCCACCAGTCATAAACCAGATGAAATCTATGGCATGATCGAGAGACTGTCCCCTGGCACTCGCAAGATTGAGTTATTTGGACGACCACACAATGTGCAGCCCAACTG GATCACCCttgggaaccaactagatgggATCCACCTCCTAGACCCAGATGTAGTTGCCCGATTCAAGCAAAGGTATCCAGATGGTATCATCTCTAAACCTAAGAATTTATAG